Proteins from a genomic interval of Sphingobacterium lactis:
- a CDS encoding ATP-binding protein, giving the protein MGNKLRILLLILTVSFLATAIMINNMITEDDMLELDTRTLSTNIHKYEEKVDDLFADSALMKAFVNVDVYPTQVLEFTEKVVAKDRIYFYIYKDHKPIFWGNNNYVPETDSGLQSDVSFIRDDNRSFILKRKNLTESISVIALIPVRTHFGINNDYLQNIFSRRLIKTNNLTIADYTDTENIKNIYSKTGAYLFSVKLNPGKHDNIFMDIQFVCWIFASICFIILVNNICLMLAKQGRPWFSVFFFGLILVLTRYVDLNTNWLASTSSLGLFDPKYYAYSPVLPNLWAFFMTTLFVGWFVFYIRAIQPYLKVPLKKLPDQLTPIFSLLVILSVYLVSNLLFYHLSTLITNSTSVTLDLTNLLSFNSYSWFNILIICINMVILLYFIDTVVNTLKAILPNTTSFLNIQLIALVTAIILNAIVIGENTFFNIFLAAVIMLRAYSKVRVNLSMSTFILTLIFLSFMTTSVYMRSLKEKVEREMKVTLNQLESEDDLNATALFVDLEKKLVNDENLKQLFAISLPTTNTSIITDYIKTNYFSGYLSMFEFNSFFYYNDQPLGPYNANKIDEYREKVINKSTKVQQTDHFYRLSSDLGTHEYFMQFDIPVSDENDENVVQVFINLKNRAFGTTLPYPEILTDNKVEFMRSYQNNSSSYALYRDGMLVTQNGSFTYPNKDEVFGGKVQEYTTMEDYNGFFNVIYKPDAHTTLVVSTPQLSLWQSVAVFSFLFLCLYIYFMLFDGIKYVVSTITQKAFNLRSLRYHFKLIINRIQYSTRIQTMIIGIVIFAILISGLITFISISGQLEKSKVQQRLSYILDVVKKIEGNLQDANTPAESQIQEIVKLLSESSVTDFNLYNKNGKLIHSSQNKIYEMRLVSKYINPVAFNNLNVLKKSETFLKERIVFFEFGSSFATIKNNDYSNMLFLNIPYFTSLEEENANQNLLLNTLLNIYTIIILGLGFLSILVANSITKPLNLIGKKLSQTIFSNKPNEPLYWEKDDEIGALVKEYNFMIVKLEENAKQLMNAEREYAWREMARQVAHEIKNPLTPMKLGIQQLTRSYTENDPRFEERFFKISNSFIEQINSLSRIATEFSNFAKLPDTNLAKINIIEKINKSANVYHNNHNTYIKIINNTDQEKVFVLGDKDQLLRSFNNLIKNSIEASIGRKKHLISILVEYQDVDHVKIIVKDNGMGIPSDVIPKIFQPNFTTKSSGTGLGLAFVKKTVESMKGDISFVTFEGIGTTFTIILPLYKDGDLEGERS; this is encoded by the coding sequence ACCCAAGTGCTGGAGTTTACCGAGAAAGTTGTTGCTAAGGATCGCATCTATTTCTATATCTATAAGGATCATAAACCCATATTCTGGGGGAATAACAATTACGTTCCAGAGACGGATAGCGGTTTGCAATCCGATGTGTCCTTTATACGGGATGACAACCGTTCCTTTATCCTAAAGCGTAAGAACCTGACGGAATCCATTTCCGTTATTGCGTTGATTCCTGTCCGCACCCATTTCGGCATCAATAACGATTACCTCCAGAATATTTTCTCCAGGCGCTTGATCAAGACCAATAACTTGACGATAGCCGATTATACAGATACAGAAAACATCAAGAATATCTACAGCAAAACAGGAGCCTATCTCTTCTCCGTGAAGCTGAATCCGGGAAAGCATGACAATATCTTTATGGATATCCAGTTTGTCTGCTGGATTTTTGCTTCCATCTGTTTCATTATCCTGGTGAACAACATCTGCTTGATGTTGGCCAAACAGGGGAGACCTTGGTTTTCAGTTTTCTTCTTCGGACTCATCTTGGTGCTTACGCGCTATGTAGATCTCAATACGAATTGGTTGGCCTCTACCTCAAGTTTAGGGCTGTTCGATCCGAAATATTATGCCTACAGCCCGGTATTGCCGAATCTTTGGGCTTTCTTTATGACCACGCTGTTCGTCGGTTGGTTCGTTTTCTACATTCGGGCAATTCAACCTTACCTGAAGGTCCCTTTGAAAAAGCTACCCGACCAGTTGACACCTATATTTTCCCTGCTGGTTATCCTGAGTGTCTATCTGGTCAGTAACCTACTATTTTACCACCTGTCCACATTGATCACCAACAGTACATCGGTGACGTTGGACCTGACCAACCTGCTGTCCTTTAATTCCTATAGCTGGTTCAATATTTTGATCATCTGTATCAATATGGTGATCCTGCTCTATTTTATCGATACGGTCGTGAATACCTTAAAAGCTATTCTGCCCAATACCACCTCTTTCCTGAATATTCAGTTGATTGCCTTGGTTACTGCAATTATCCTGAACGCGATCGTTATTGGTGAGAATACTTTTTTCAACATATTCCTCGCAGCGGTCATCATGCTTCGGGCATACAGCAAGGTGCGTGTGAATTTATCGATGTCGACCTTTATCCTGACCTTGATCTTCCTTTCCTTTATGACGACCTCTGTGTACATGCGCAGTCTGAAAGAAAAGGTAGAGCGGGAGATGAAGGTGACCCTGAACCAACTGGAATCAGAAGATGACCTAAATGCCACAGCCCTCTTTGTTGATCTGGAGAAGAAACTGGTGAACGATGAAAACCTAAAACAGTTGTTTGCGATCAGTTTACCGACTACCAACACCTCGATTATCACCGATTATATCAAGACGAATTACTTCAGTGGGTATTTGTCGATGTTTGAGTTCAATTCGTTCTTCTACTACAACGATCAACCATTGGGACCTTATAATGCCAATAAGATTGATGAATACCGGGAGAAGGTAATCAATAAATCCACGAAGGTGCAGCAGACGGATCATTTCTATCGCTTGAGCAGTGATTTGGGAACGCATGAATATTTTATGCAGTTTGATATCCCGGTGAGTGACGAGAATGATGAAAATGTTGTTCAGGTTTTCATCAACCTGAAGAATCGAGCTTTTGGCACGACCTTGCCCTATCCGGAGATCCTGACTGATAACAAGGTGGAATTCATGCGCAGTTACCAGAACAATTCATCCTCCTATGCGCTTTACCGGGACGGTATGTTGGTGACGCAGAACGGATCATTTACTTATCCAAATAAGGATGAGGTATTCGGCGGGAAGGTGCAGGAGTACACAACCATGGAAGACTACAATGGCTTCTTTAATGTGATCTATAAACCGGATGCCCATACCACTTTGGTGGTGAGTACGCCGCAGTTGAGTCTGTGGCAATCCGTCGCGGTATTCTCCTTTCTGTTCCTGTGCTTGTATATCTATTTCATGCTGTTCGATGGCATCAAGTACGTGGTCAGTACCATAACCCAGAAGGCCTTTAACCTGCGCAGCTTGCGTTATCACTTCAAACTGATCATCAACCGGATTCAATACAGTACCCGGATCCAGACCATGATCATTGGTATCGTGATCTTTGCAATTCTCATATCGGGTTTGATTACCTTTATATCGATCTCCGGACAATTGGAAAAATCCAAGGTGCAACAGCGCTTAAGTTATATCCTGGATGTGGTGAAGAAAATTGAAGGTAACCTGCAAGATGCCAATACGCCTGCAGAATCGCAGATTCAAGAAATCGTTAAGCTCTTATCCGAGTCTTCTGTAACCGATTTCAATCTGTACAATAAGAATGGAAAGTTGATCCACTCCTCGCAAAATAAGATTTATGAAATGCGTTTGGTGTCCAAGTATATCAACCCGGTAGCCTTTAACAACCTGAACGTTCTAAAGAAGTCAGAGACCTTCTTAAAAGAGCGCATCGTTTTCTTTGAGTTTGGGTCCAGTTTTGCGACAATCAAGAACAACGATTACAGCAATATGCTGTTCCTGAATATTCCATACTTCACCTCTCTGGAGGAGGAGAATGCGAATCAGAACTTGCTCCTGAATACCTTATTGAATATTTATACCATCATTATCCTGGGCCTAGGGTTTCTATCGATCTTGGTAGCGAATTCGATTACCAAGCCTTTGAACTTGATTGGGAAGAAATTATCACAGACCATTTTCAGCAATAAGCCGAATGAGCCGCTTTATTGGGAGAAGGATGATGAGATTGGCGCCCTGGTGAAGGAATATAACTTCATGATCGTCAAGTTGGAGGAAAATGCCAAGCAGCTCATGAATGCGGAGCGTGAATATGCTTGGCGGGAGATGGCCAGACAGGTGGCACATGAGATCAAGAATCCACTCACACCAATGAAATTGGGTATCCAGCAACTGACACGCAGTTATACGGAAAATGATCCGCGTTTTGAGGAGCGTTTTTTCAAGATTTCCAATTCGTTTATCGAACAGATCAACAGCCTTTCCCGGATTGCTACAGAATTCTCCAACTTTGCTAAGTTGCCGGATACAAATCTGGCGAAGATCAATATCATTGAGAAGATCAATAAGTCGGCAAACGTATACCATAACAACCACAACACCTACATCAAGATCATCAATAATACTGATCAGGAAAAGGTATTTGTTTTGGGGGATAAGGATCAACTGTTGCGCAGTTTCAATAACTTGATCAAGAACTCCATTGAAGCGTCCATTGGTCGCAAGAAACATCTGATTAGCATTCTGGTGGAATATCAAGACGTAGATCATGTCAAGATCATCGTGAAGGACAATGGTATGGGAATTCCATCGGATGTGATTCCAAAGATCTTCCAGCCGAATTTCACGACAAAGAGTTCAGGAACAGGATTAGGCTTGGCCTTTGTAAAGAAGACTGTGGAATCCATGAAAGGTGATATTTCCTTTGTCACTTTTGAAGGCATCGGAACGACTTTTACGATTATCCTACCGCTCTATAAGGATGGTGATTTGGAAGGAGAACGAAGCTAA
- a CDS encoding S8 family peptidase, with the protein MIGTNKFLCYLALGILPALGFAQDKKDNPPANWYNLDYQADGIMGISTEKAQELLKGRKATPVIVAVLDGGVDVQHEDLKDVLWTNPKEIPGNGKDDDGNGYIDDVHGWNFIGNKDGKNVDQDNLEVTRLIRIYEPKYISVLPTTPLSEKERREFVAYQKMITDYTSKMDEASFGKVNYGRLKDNVDAIAKAIGKPAKDITKADLDAFQATNDGQKMALRIAKKELDNGSFEKFSTDLNEAVKYYSDQVDFHLNKDFDPRNIVGDNYEDASERIYGNNDVKGPDAGHGTHVAGIIGAKRKNNIGIDGVSDQVQIMAVRLVPNGDERDKDVANGIRYAVDNGAKVINMSFGKGYAFNKKTVDEAVKYAESKDVLLVHAAGNDGQDNDIEKNYPTKYFTDSLDAVVGEAKNWITVGASGWKLNDDLLADFSNFGYRSVDVFAPGVKINSTVPESKYKEEQGTSMAAPVVAGLAAMIRAYYPTLTAEQVKQVIMNSVTKVDQKVKVKKDGSSKKVYLDEISTSGGIVNAYKAIAEANKLLSSKK; encoded by the coding sequence ATGATCGGAACAAATAAATTTCTGTGCTATTTAGCGTTAGGAATTCTTCCAGCACTTGGTTTTGCCCAAGACAAAAAAGATAATCCACCAGCAAATTGGTATAACCTAGACTATCAAGCAGATGGTATCATGGGAATCAGTACGGAAAAGGCGCAAGAATTGCTCAAGGGGCGCAAAGCAACGCCCGTTATTGTAGCCGTGCTCGATGGCGGTGTTGATGTGCAACATGAGGACCTAAAGGATGTCCTCTGGACGAATCCGAAGGAAATCCCCGGAAATGGCAAGGATGATGATGGCAATGGCTACATCGATGATGTACACGGTTGGAATTTCATCGGAAACAAAGATGGGAAAAATGTAGATCAGGACAATTTGGAGGTTACCCGCCTAATCCGCATCTACGAACCCAAATATATTTCCGTACTTCCGACAACCCCACTCTCTGAAAAAGAAAGAAGGGAGTTTGTTGCCTACCAAAAAATGATCACGGATTATACGTCCAAAATGGATGAAGCTTCTTTTGGTAAGGTTAATTACGGCAGACTGAAGGACAATGTGGATGCCATTGCAAAAGCTATAGGCAAACCGGCGAAAGACATTACCAAAGCGGATTTGGATGCTTTCCAAGCCACCAATGACGGACAGAAAATGGCCTTGCGCATTGCTAAAAAGGAATTGGATAATGGTTCCTTCGAGAAATTCAGCACCGACCTGAATGAAGCAGTGAAATATTATTCCGACCAGGTAGATTTCCATTTGAACAAAGATTTTGACCCAAGGAATATTGTTGGAGATAATTACGAAGATGCTTCCGAAAGAATCTATGGCAACAACGATGTCAAAGGTCCGGATGCAGGACACGGAACGCACGTGGCGGGTATCATCGGTGCTAAGCGCAAGAACAACATCGGTATCGATGGTGTTTCCGATCAGGTTCAAATCATGGCGGTACGCTTGGTTCCCAATGGTGATGAGCGTGATAAGGACGTAGCAAACGGCATCCGCTATGCGGTAGACAATGGCGCGAAGGTCATCAACATGAGCTTTGGAAAGGGCTATGCCTTCAACAAGAAAACCGTGGATGAGGCTGTAAAATACGCCGAATCGAAAGATGTACTGTTGGTACATGCTGCCGGAAATGATGGGCAGGACAATGACATCGAGAAAAACTACCCGACGAAATATTTCACCGACAGCTTGGATGCTGTTGTGGGCGAAGCTAAAAATTGGATCACCGTAGGTGCTTCCGGCTGGAAGTTGAACGACGATCTATTGGCAGACTTTTCCAATTTCGGTTACCGTAGTGTCGACGTGTTTGCACCCGGCGTGAAGATCAACTCCACCGTACCGGAATCGAAATACAAAGAAGAACAAGGAACGAGTATGGCCGCTCCAGTGGTTGCAGGTTTGGCAGCTATGATCCGTGCTTATTACCCAACACTTACTGCCGAGCAGGTGAAACAAGTGATCATGAACAGTGTGACTAAAGTTGACCAAAAGGTGAAAGTCAAAAAAGACGGTAGCTCCAAAAAAGTTTACTTGGATGAAATCAGCACCAGTGGAGGTATTGTAAATGCTTACAAAGCGATCGCTGAGGCTAATAAATTACTTTCTTCGAAAAAGTAA
- the recA gene encoding recombinase RecA translates to MSNSDKLKALQLTLDKLEKSYGKGTIMKLGDSAVEPIEAISTGSLGLDIALGIGGVPKGRIIEIYGPESSGKTTLATHIVAEAQKKGGIAAIIDAEHAFDKYYAQKLGVDVENLLISQPDNGEQALEIADNLIRSGAIDVIVIDSVAALVPKGEIEGEMGESKMGLQARLMSQALRKLTGTIAKTNCCCIFINQLREKIGVMFGNPETTTGGNALKFYASVRLDIRRTSQIKDSDEVSGNRVKVKIVKNKVAPPFRIAEFDIMFGEGISKVGEIIDLGVEYGIVKKSGSWFSYGDTKLGQGRDAVKALLLDNPDLMDELETKIRAEVTGQDLDQAAIKEEE, encoded by the coding sequence ATGAGCAACTCAGACAAATTAAAAGCGTTACAGCTTACTTTAGATAAATTAGAAAAGAGCTACGGTAAAGGAACCATCATGAAGCTAGGTGATTCAGCTGTTGAACCTATCGAAGCGATTTCTACGGGTTCATTGGGTTTGGATATTGCGTTGGGAATTGGCGGGGTGCCTAAAGGCCGTATTATTGAGATTTATGGTCCTGAATCCTCAGGTAAAACAACCTTAGCGACGCATATCGTTGCTGAAGCTCAGAAAAAAGGTGGTATTGCTGCCATTATCGATGCGGAGCATGCCTTTGATAAATATTATGCCCAGAAATTAGGCGTAGATGTGGAGAACCTACTGATCTCCCAACCGGACAACGGTGAGCAAGCTCTTGAGATTGCCGACAACTTGATTCGCTCCGGTGCGATTGATGTCATCGTGATCGACTCGGTGGCTGCATTGGTGCCTAAAGGCGAGATCGAAGGCGAAATGGGTGAATCCAAAATGGGTCTTCAGGCGCGCTTAATGTCCCAGGCCTTGCGTAAATTGACAGGTACCATCGCAAAAACAAACTGTTGTTGTATCTTCATCAACCAATTGCGCGAGAAAATTGGGGTGATGTTCGGTAATCCAGAAACAACAACCGGTGGTAATGCGCTGAAATTCTATGCTTCCGTACGTTTGGATATCCGCCGTACCTCCCAGATCAAAGACTCAGACGAGGTATCTGGTAACCGCGTAAAAGTGAAAATCGTGAAGAACAAAGTAGCTCCTCCATTCCGCATCGCTGAATTTGACATTATGTTTGGTGAAGGTATTTCCAAAGTAGGTGAAATCATTGACCTAGGGGTTGAGTACGGGATTGTTAAGAAATCCGGATCTTGGTTCAGCTACGGAGACACCAAACTCGGTCAGGGTCGTGATGCCGTAAAAGCACTCTTGTTGGATAATCCGGACTTAATGGACGAATTGGAAACCAAGATCAGAGCAGAAGTAACAGGTCAGGATTTGGATCAAGCTGCTATCAAAGAAGAAGAATAG
- a CDS encoding ABC transporter ATP-binding protein, whose protein sequence is MIEIKNLVKSYNQVKVLDIPHLKISKGESIGLVGNNGAGKTTLFSLMLDLILPDQGAIYLKDILVMGHDEWKGFTSSFLDDSFLIGYLKPEEYFYFLGELRGLNKQDVDVTLAKYEDFFNGEVIGKRAYIRDLSKGNQKKVGIIGALIGNPELIILDEPFANLDPSTQFRLRGLINALRAEREVTLLISSHDLSHTVEISDRIIALDKGEIIKDIEKNEETLVELNAYFQQD, encoded by the coding sequence ATGATCGAGATAAAGAATCTAGTCAAAAGTTATAACCAAGTGAAAGTCTTGGATATTCCGCATTTGAAAATTAGTAAGGGGGAAAGCATAGGTCTTGTCGGGAATAACGGGGCAGGAAAGACTACCTTATTCAGCCTGATGCTCGACCTTATACTACCAGACCAGGGAGCAATTTACCTGAAGGATATTTTGGTCATGGGGCATGATGAATGGAAGGGCTTCACGAGTTCATTTTTAGATGACAGTTTTTTAATTGGATACCTGAAACCGGAGGAATACTTTTATTTCCTAGGCGAACTCCGCGGGTTGAACAAGCAGGATGTGGATGTGACTTTGGCCAAATATGAAGATTTCTTTAATGGTGAAGTAATCGGTAAGCGTGCCTATATCCGGGACTTATCCAAAGGAAACCAGAAGAAAGTAGGTATCATCGGTGCTCTGATCGGCAATCCGGAGCTGATCATCTTGGATGAACCCTTTGCCAATCTGGATCCCAGTACGCAATTCCGGTTGCGTGGTCTGATCAATGCATTGCGGGCGGAAAGGGAAGTAACTCTGTTGATCTCCAGTCACGATCTGTCGCATACGGTGGAGATTTCGGACAGGATTATTGCCCTGGACAAAGGGGAAATCATTAAGGATATCGAGAAAAATGAGGAAACGCTTGTTGAATTGAATGCGTATTTCCAGCAAGATTAG
- the nth gene encoding endonuclease III, which yields MLIKDRYKAFVAYFSTHNPDAETELNYGNPYELLVAVILSAQCTDKRINQVTPALFARFPEPESLAASTPDEVFTYIRSVSYPNNKAKHLVGMAKMLVEDFNSEVPEQVADLVKLPGVGRKTANVISSVVYHNPAMAVDTHVFRVANRLGLTNRATTPLAAEKQLVKYLPKDTIAMAHHWLILHGRYICVARNPKCEICPITYFCKYFEKN from the coding sequence ATGCTTATAAAAGATCGTTACAAGGCTTTTGTTGCTTACTTTTCCACGCACAATCCCGATGCGGAAACGGAATTAAATTATGGGAATCCCTATGAGTTGCTCGTTGCAGTTATCCTTTCGGCTCAATGCACGGACAAGCGTATCAACCAAGTGACGCCGGCACTATTTGCGCGCTTTCCAGAACCGGAATCGCTGGCCGCCAGTACGCCCGATGAAGTATTCACGTATATCCGTTCTGTAAGTTATCCGAATAATAAAGCAAAGCATTTGGTAGGCATGGCCAAAATGCTGGTTGAGGACTTCAACAGCGAGGTGCCCGAACAGGTTGCGGACCTGGTGAAGCTGCCAGGAGTAGGCAGAAAAACAGCGAATGTCATCTCATCGGTAGTCTACCACAATCCGGCTATGGCTGTGGATACCCATGTCTTCCGTGTTGCCAACCGACTGGGCCTGACCAATCGAGCAACAACACCCCTAGCGGCAGAAAAACAATTGGTTAAGTACCTGCCAAAGGATACCATTGCGATGGCGCACCATTGGCTGATCCTACACGGTCGATACATCTGCGTAGCCAGGAATCCGAAATGCGAAATCTGCCCGATTACCTACTTTTGTAAGTATTTCGAGAAAAACTAA
- a CDS encoding DUF5687 family protein, translated as MFTRLLVLEWKSFFRSSSFGSGLAIKLLMGFLAIYFLFVFFSLGLGLYALLEENFPNEEPLMALNRHFLYWFVCSFLFRMMLQKLPLLNIKPLLIHNIPRSTIVHYTLAKTLYAFFNLLLVVCLIPFTIVVHHSTGMSYGQLLPWLLAILFTEYALNFTNLLVQNKSDDGIKKLLPILVFGLICYALDYFKIFSFASYFGACYDVVLENPVLLVVPVILAVLCYYLLFKDIRNRFYLDSFIKTKNMAEKDVDLSWTDRFGGISPFLQLDLRLIWRNKRPRHATVIGIIFLAYGLMFYTDNKYADSSMYVFAGIFMTGIFLMNFGQFIPSWDSSYYPMLMTQDISFKQYLESKVILMYISVAILFVLSTPYIYYGWNIVETNLACAVYNIGINVPVILYFGTKNRKRIDLDNGNWFNSQGIGAAQWLVGFPLLVPPIIFWAIPKVIWNLHVANAILMLIGIVGLIFRSRILSWISEKYANKKYKMLTGFKEVNN; from the coding sequence ATGTTTACAAGATTGTTGGTATTAGAGTGGAAATCATTTTTCAGGTCATCAAGTTTTGGGAGTGGGCTTGCCATCAAGTTGCTCATGGGGTTCTTGGCAATATACTTCTTATTTGTCTTTTTCAGCTTAGGTCTTGGCTTGTATGCGCTTTTGGAGGAGAACTTTCCGAATGAGGAACCTTTAATGGCATTAAACCGCCATTTCCTGTATTGGTTCGTGTGTAGTTTCTTGTTTAGAATGATGCTTCAGAAACTTCCTCTGTTGAACATAAAGCCTTTGCTGATCCATAACATTCCCCGATCTACGATCGTGCATTATACGCTGGCCAAAACGCTGTATGCCTTTTTTAACCTTTTGTTGGTGGTATGCCTGATCCCATTTACCATAGTGGTTCATCATTCCACTGGCATGAGTTATGGGCAATTGCTGCCTTGGCTGTTAGCGATACTGTTTACGGAATATGCCCTGAACTTTACCAACCTCCTGGTCCAAAATAAATCGGATGATGGCATCAAAAAATTATTGCCTATTCTGGTTTTTGGTCTCATCTGTTATGCATTGGATTATTTTAAAATATTCTCCTTTGCTTCATATTTCGGTGCCTGCTATGATGTGGTGCTGGAAAACCCGGTATTGCTTGTTGTTCCGGTGATTTTAGCTGTTCTGTGCTACTATCTTCTATTCAAGGATATTCGAAACAGGTTTTATCTGGATTCTTTTATAAAGACCAAGAATATGGCTGAAAAGGATGTTGACCTCAGTTGGACCGATCGCTTTGGCGGTATCTCTCCATTTTTACAGCTGGATTTGCGCTTGATCTGGCGGAATAAACGTCCCAGACACGCTACGGTCATAGGAATAATCTTTTTAGCGTACGGCCTGATGTTCTACACCGACAATAAGTATGCTGATAGTTCAATGTATGTATTTGCAGGTATTTTTATGACTGGTATATTTCTGATGAACTTCGGACAGTTCATACCCTCTTGGGACAGCAGCTATTATCCCATGTTGATGACGCAAGATATATCCTTTAAACAATACCTTGAGTCGAAGGTCATACTGATGTACATATCCGTTGCTATTCTGTTTGTGCTCAGCACGCCCTATATCTACTATGGTTGGAACATCGTGGAGACCAATTTAGCATGTGCCGTCTACAATATCGGGATCAATGTACCGGTCATTCTCTATTTTGGCACAAAGAATAGGAAACGTATCGATCTGGATAATGGGAATTGGTTTAATTCGCAGGGGATAGGTGCAGCACAATGGTTGGTCGGATTTCCACTCCTGGTTCCGCCTATCATATTTTGGGCAATTCCCAAGGTTATTTGGAATCTACATGTGGCGAATGCCATATTAATGCTAATTGGTATTGTCGGGCTAATCTTTCGAAGTCGCATTTTATCGTGGATCAGTGAAAAATACGCCAACAAAAAATATAAGATGCTGACGGGTTTTAAAGAAGTAAATAATTAA